A genomic region of Anopheles coustani chromosome 3, idAnoCousDA_361_x.2, whole genome shotgun sequence contains the following coding sequences:
- the LOC131260760 gene encoding chymotrypsin-like elastase family member 2A — protein MSEQNFYRESLIIVVLLSVLTVCISGKHVQQICGQRKLVDEKIEPLIINGVNSTAGHWPWHAALYHLLGNATVYACGGTIVSANSILTAGHCLFYVGLLRADQMIVHVGRNHLDESGEHIQVMQVSNVVLHPTFTRSSMANDIAILRLASDIVLTEFVQIACIWSESDPMKKRIIGKNGTIVGFGSTANEGEPPFLREATLTVVDGYRCVESDPTYGSVLKHTMYCAGRDGLGISACNGDSGGDGSDKDFQIDRVGYDVF, from the exons ATGTCCGAGCAAAACTTCTATCGTGAAAGTTTGATCATTGTCGTtttactttccgttcttaccgTATGTATTAGTGGTAAACATGTGCAACAAATATGTGGACAACGAAAGCTTGTTGACGAGAAAATCGAACCGCTGATAATCAACGGTGTCAATTCAACAGCAGGACACTGGCCGTGGCATGCGGCCCTTTATCATCTGCTGGGGAATGCAACTGTTTACGCCTGTGGAGGAACTATAGTTAGTGCCAATAGTATTCTTACTG CTGGCCATTGTTTATTCTACGTTGGTTTACTGCGTGCCGATCAAATGATAGTGCACGTTGGCCGAAACCATCTGGACGAATCGGGCGAACATATACAAGTGATGCAAGTGTCAAATGTAGTGCTCCATCCTACGTTTACTAGATCTAGTATGGCAAATGACATTGCTATTTTGCGGCTAGCCTCTGATATTGTGCTAACAGAGTTTGTGCAGATTGCGTGCATTTGGAGCGAAAGCGATCCGATGAAAAAACGAATTATtgggaaaaatggaacgatAGTTGGTTTCGGTTCGACCGCTAACGAAGGAGAACCCCCATTCCTGCGAGAAGCAACCCTTACCGTAGTGGATGGGTACAGGTGTGTGGAGAGTGATCCAACGTACGGGTCCGTTTTAAAACACACCATGTATTGCGCCGGAAGGGACGGCTTAGGGATCAGTGCGTGCAACGGAGACAGTGGCGGTG ATGGCAGTGACAAGGATTTTCAAATTGACCGTGTTGGTTATGACGTATTCTAA
- the LOC131258906 gene encoding ankyrin repeat and KH domain-containing protein mask-like: MKPVTIATIVGLLLCFVAIDGIVARSSGADRKKSYDEYDYDSNTSSGGGGGGSYGSSIGSYSPKSGYSAGSGLRSIAQGSADQANSAVANQHAAAKQAAYVAQNTLAQAASQAAATAQAALAGKHVLLQGLEQQSLEAHQALDAEIQQLQQAKRSAKAAQHAAQQALNHVQVLTSALNNAQVAAEHAQQSASEAAAELASQTQMVGSAKQRVEALEEQLNSARVDFEATQEAAHKAAASAQEAQNNAAEAAAHAAIPLVHVSQSSLGDSHSHGHSLQAKIGKASGGQHASSEDEINSGEIEVAANHNYGEFVPSKQTFSFAGY; encoded by the exons ATGAAGCCCGTTACCATCGCAACCATCGTCGGACTGCTGCTGTGCTTTG TCGCAATAGACGGCATTGTGGCGCGTTCGAGCGGTGCAGACCGGAAGAAGTCGTACGACGAGTACGACTACGACTCGAACACCTCCAGCGGTGGGGGCGGCGGCGGTAGCTACGGCAGCAGCATCGGCAGCTACTCGCCCAAGTCGGGCTACAGCGCTGGAAGTGGGCTGCGTTCGATCGCCCAGGGGTCCGCGGATCAGGCGAACTCGGCCGTCGCCAATCAGCACGCGGCGGCCAAGCAGGCTGCGTACGTGGCGCAGAACACGCTGGCTCAGGCAGCTTCGCAGGCGGCCGCTACCGCCCAGGCCGCCCTCGCCGGGAAGCACGTGCTGCTGCAGGGTCTGGAGCAGCAGAGCCTCGAGGCCCACCAGGCACTGGACGCGGAGatccagcagctgcagcaggcCAAGCGGTCGGCCAAGGCGGCCCAGCACGCAGCCCAACAGGCACTCAACCACGTGCAGGTGCTGACCAGTGCCCTGAACAACGCGCAGGTGGCGGCCGAGCACGCCCAGCAGAGTGCGTCCGAGGCGGCGGCTGAGTTGGCCTCCCAGACGCAGATGGTCGGTTCGGCGAAGCAGCGAGTTGAGGCGCTCGAGGAGCAGCTGAATTCGGCCCGCGTCGACTTTGAGGCGACGCAGGAGGCGGCTCACAAGGCGGCTGCTTCGGCGCAGGAGGCTCAGAACAACGCGGCCGAGGCGGCGGCTCATGCGGCCATCCCGTTGGTGCACGTCTCGCAGTCGTCGCTCGGGGACTCACACTCGCACGGGCACTCGCTGCAGGCCAAGATCGGCAAGGCCAGCGGAGGGCAGCACGCGTCGTCGGAGGACGAGATCAACAGCGGCGAGATTGAGGTCGCCGCCAACCACAACTACGGCGAGTTCGTCCCTTCGAAGCAGACGTTCAGCTTCGCTGGCTACTAA